One Phalacrocorax aristotelis chromosome 10, bGulAri2.1, whole genome shotgun sequence genomic region harbors:
- the NME4 gene encoding nucleoside diphosphate kinase, mitochondrial isoform X2, with protein sequence MGSLGRCLARGLLRGQPGLSRPPRPRCYGSAPPELQEKTLVLVKPDAVQRRLVGDVIQRFERRGFKLVAMKLLQADRGLLDKHYQQLQQKPFYPALLAYMTSGPLVAMVWEGYNVVRSTRAMVGDTDSATAAAGTIRGDFSMHVSSTVPIPTQERGPR encoded by the exons ATGGGCTccctggggcgctgcctggccCGGGGCCTGCTGCGGGGACAGCCGGGCTTGAGCCGCCCCCCCAGGCCCCGCTGCTACGGCTCCG CCCCCCCGGAGCTGCAGGAGAAGACGCTGGTGCTGGTGAAGCCAGACGCGGTGCAGCGGCGGCTGGTGGGGGACGTCATCCAGCGCTTTGAGCGACGTGGCTTCAAGCTGGTGGCCATGAAACTGCTCCAG GCGGACCGGGGTCTCCTGGACAAGCATtaccagcagctgcagcagaagcccTTCTACCCCGCACTCCTCGCCTACATGACCTCAGGGCCGCTGGTGGCCATG gTGTGGGAGGGCTACAATGTGGTCAGGTCCACGCGGGCGATGGTGGGGGACACTGACTCAGCAACAGCAGCGGCGGGCACCATCCGGGGAGACTTCAGCATGCATGTCAGCAG CaccgtccccatccccacacaGGAACGTGGTCCACGCTAG
- the NME4 gene encoding nucleoside diphosphate kinase, mitochondrial isoform X1 gives MGSLGRCLARGLLRGQPGLSRPPRPRCYGSAPPELQEKTLVLVKPDAVQRRLVGDVIQRFERRGFKLVAMKLLQADRGLLDKHYQQLQQKPFYPALLAYMTSGPLVAMVWEGYNVVRSTRAMVGDTDSATAAAGTIRGDFSMHVSRNVVHASDSVETAQQEIGFWFQRDELVAWESGDRDYTYGP, from the exons ATGGGCTccctggggcgctgcctggccCGGGGCCTGCTGCGGGGACAGCCGGGCTTGAGCCGCCCCCCCAGGCCCCGCTGCTACGGCTCCG CCCCCCCGGAGCTGCAGGAGAAGACGCTGGTGCTGGTGAAGCCAGACGCGGTGCAGCGGCGGCTGGTGGGGGACGTCATCCAGCGCTTTGAGCGACGTGGCTTCAAGCTGGTGGCCATGAAACTGCTCCAG GCGGACCGGGGTCTCCTGGACAAGCATtaccagcagctgcagcagaagcccTTCTACCCCGCACTCCTCGCCTACATGACCTCAGGGCCGCTGGTGGCCATG gTGTGGGAGGGCTACAATGTGGTCAGGTCCACGCGGGCGATGGTGGGGGACACTGACTCAGCAACAGCAGCGGCGGGCACCATCCGGGGAGACTTCAGCATGCATGTCAGCAG GAACGTGGTCCACGCTAGTGACTCAGTGGAGACAGCTCAGCAGGAGATTGGCTTCTGGTTCCAGCGGGACGAGCTGGTGGCCTGGGAGAGCGGAGACCGGGACTACACCTACGGGCCATAG